The genomic interval TTCCCGAGTATCATTTTTTCTTATTACGTCTACCGATATAATTACATGGAATTTGTGCTCAGGCGTAGCGTCTTTTATTCGTTCCTTACCCTTATCCTGATTTGTCTCTATTATTTTGGGATCAAAAAATTGACAAAATCCCTGGAACATCATTACTTTGTGAATTCCAAGATACTGGAGTCTGTCTTTGTTATAAGTCTGGTGTTCTGGTTTCCAACGCTCAAGGAAAGGATACAGAAGCTTTTCAGAAAACTGATATTCTATCGCACCGGGGACAGTGAATATCTATTAAATGAATTGAGCCACGTTATTAGCACTGACCCCCTCGTTAACTTCACGAAACTACTCCAATATGTAGTCGACTCAATTAAAAAGGCCACAGCGATCAAATCTGCCAGCCTCTTTCTTTTTAAAAATGAACGGGTTCAAATTATTGGTGATAAAAAAAATGAACCCATAACCCAGTTACATATACAGCATATAGTACAATTCTTTGCTAATGGGGAATTTATTGTACTAAACCGATATGAGGTAAAGGACGTTTCCGTCATAAACGAAATGAGACTGTTGGATGCTGTTTTTATCTTTCCGATATTTGTAAATCGTAAACTTACAGGTATTTTAACCCTTGGACGTGCAAGAAGAGGCTTGCCGATTGCTTCTGACAATCTCGACCAACTGATGATCATTGCCAATGAAATTGGATCTGCGGTGGAAAAATCAAAGATTATCGAGGAAAAGCTTGCTCTGGAAAGGAAGATGTATGAAAATGAAAAACTGTCCAGCCTTGGGCGTCTCTCTACAAGCGTAGCGCATGAAGTCAAAAACCCACTGAGTTCAATCAAGGCCATTGTTCAGGTTATGCGGGAAGATATGAGGGAAAACGATCCTCTCCAGGAAGATCTCGGCATTATTGTTGATGAAATAAACCGGCTGACAAAGGTTGTTAATCAACTACTCAAATTTGCGAAGCCAAGTTGTGAAATAAAAACCAATGTCAAGATTGGCAATGTCATTAACTCTACGTTGGTTGTGCTCAACCACGAGGCAAAACAAAATAAGATTACAACCTTCTGTCAGGTTCCCAATGGCCTTCCGGAAATTGTTGCCGATGAAGGGGCATTAAAGGAGGTGTTTTTTAATTTACTCCATAATGCTGTTCAGGCGATGCCATCCGGTGGGGAGATACATATTCATGCCCATTATCAGCCTGACAGACATATAATTCAGGTAACGATTGCCGATACCGGCCCTGGTATACCACAAGAGTCCTTCCAAAAAATATTCGAGCCTTTTTATACTACGAAACAAACAGGAACAGGATTAGGTCTCTCCATCGTAAAGAAGAAACTGGAAGATATGGAAGCAACCATCCATGCCGAGAGTAACGGGAATGGTGCGTCATTTGTGATTAACTTTCCTTTAAATGAACCTATATTCATGCAGACCTAAGGCGATGCTTAAACCGTCAGTATTAATTGTAGATGATGAAAAAGCGGCGCGTTACGGAATGAAGAAGATCCTCCAGAAAGATAACTACATGGTATATGAAGCAAAAGATGGTACTGATGCGCTACAAATTATAAAGACTATGCATCCTGCATTGGTATTTTTAGATATCAACATGCCACAACTTGATGGTATGAAGACACTGGAAATGATCACCGATATGAAGAATCCACCTCTTGTGGTTATTGTTACTGCTTATGGTTCTGAAAAGATCGCCGTTGCAGCCATGAAAAAGGGTGCTTGCGATTATATTGCAAAACCTTATGAAATCGATGAACTCCGGATTATCGCTAAAAATGCTTTCGAACGACTTGCCTTGCAGGAAGAAAACGCCAGGCTTCGGTTAGAAATTGGACGATTGGAAGGTATGGGAGAACTCATCGGTCAAAGCGAGGACATGAAAAATGTCTTTGACAGAATTGAAAAAGTCGTTACGACTGATGTTACGGTGCTGATCCAGGGTGAAAGCGGTAGCGGCAAAGAGCTTGTGGCAAGGGAAATTCATAAACGCAGCAAACGCAGGAACGAACCTCTTATTATTATGAATTGTGCAGCAGTGCCGGAGACGTTGATTGAAAGTGAACTCTTTGGACATGAAAAAGGGGCATTTACAGGTGCTGCAGAAAGGCGATTGGGTAAATTCGAGTTGGCCAATAAGGGAACAATATTTCTTGACGAAATCGGAGACATGAGCGTCAGTACACAGTCAAAACTCTTGCGTGTGCTACAGGAACAAAAGTTTGAGCGTTTAGGTGGTACCGAAACGCTCGCGGTGGATGTACGAATCATCAGTGCTACCCATCGTGACCTTGAAGAAGAAATTGAGGAAGGTAGGTTTCGTGAAGACCTGTACTACAGGATAAATGTGGTAAATATAAAACTCCCTCCTTTAAGAAACAGGAGGGAAGATATTCCTCTGCTAGTAAATAGATTTATTCAATATTTTTCCGAAAAACATCAAAAAAGTATTGTATCAATCTCCAATGAAGCGACTAAGTTTTTGGTATCCTATAATTGGCCAGGAAACGTTCGTCAGCTGAAGAACGTTATTGAGAGCGCCGTGGTACTTTCCGACAATGAAATTCTTGATATCACAGATCTGCCGGAAGAAATAAGACATCCGGAAAATAATGCGGTAACGTTAAAAAACATTGATTATAGTCTTTCATTCCGGGACGCGAAGAAGATACTGATAGAAAATTTTGAACGTGATTTTATAAAAAAGAAACTGGAGGAGTTTTCGGGAAATATCAGCCGTACTGCCGAGGCGCTTGATATGCATCGTCAAAACCTCCAGCAAAAGATACGCGAACTCCGCATAAATAAAGAAAGGAATTAACATGCGTAAGCTCATTGTATCTCTGGTATATTTGGTTTTCACGTTGTTTCAACCAGACACTTTTTCTGCAGAAAAGGTGCAATCCAGTGATATTGTTGCCACAGTAAACGGTAAAAACATAACGCAAGAGATGTTAGATATCCGGCTCAAAAAGTTTACGAACACAGACCCAGAAACACTGAACGCTATTAAGCAGGAAATCATTGATCAACTGATTACTGATATATTGATGGAAGAATTCATTGATAAGCAGGGTTTGATTGTTACCCCTGAAGAGATTGAAAGAGAGGTCGTTCAGATAAGAAACAACATCGCTGGCAGTCAGAAGAATGCCCTCCAATCATTGGAACAAATCCTCGTATCCATCGGCTCTGATATAAATGAATTCAAAAAAAGTGTAAAACATTCTATTGCCCTCGAAAAATATTTTCGAAACAAGTTTGATGATAAGATACTGAAGAACTATTTTGAAGAAAACAAGAGTATCTTTGACGGCGGTTCTGTTAAGGTTAGCCATATCCTCATCGATACGAGGAATATGAAAACGCAGGAAGAAATTTCGCATGCGCTGGAGCAGATCAAAAATATCAAAAGAGAGATTGACCGGGGAGCCGCTTTTGGTGAAATTGCAAAAAAGTATTCCAACTGTCCATCAGCTCAAAATGGAGGGAATTTAGGATTCATTCAAAAAAAAGGTAACTTTGCAAAGTCATTTTTAGACACTGCATTTTCATTAAGGATAGGTCAAGTAAGCGAACCAGTTCAGACCGAATATGGATATCACCTTATAAAAGTCACTGAAAAGAAGGAAGGTATGAATATTCAGTTTGAAGACGTCAGGGAAAAGGTACGTTTGGAAGTTCTGGACGCAGAAATAATCAATCTGCTCAATCGTCTTCGAAAAGAGGCCAAAATAGTGATTAACCAGTAATCTTTATTGCTTTTCTTTGTAAATATAATCAGATATCTCTTTCGCGGTAGTAATTTTTTGTGCAAGTTCGTAGGTAAGCTTTTGGATAGCATCGTCAACAGCAGGACCAAATTTGGGTCCTGAGGTAATCCACCACTCTTGTTCAACCTTAGAAGTAACAACGTCTAAACTTTTTCCTTCCACCGTAACCACTGATTCCCATATTTTATTTAATTTCGGGTCTAAAAATGATGCAATGACCGAAAGATTGTGTCGCCCTATAGCCCTCCATACGGAAGGTTCTACATAAATTTCGATATCCGAATTCTTTAAGCTAACAGTTAAAATCCCACCCAATGCCTCTTTGCTCTGTATATTATCTATTACTATTACCTGATTAAACACAATTTTTGACATTTCCTCGATCTTCGAAGAAAGAGGTTCTCCGATGGGGAAAACAAAATTTGGAAAGGCATACGAAGGTGTACCTGCCTCGTATTGTTTCAGCGACGCTTCTTGTACGTAATTACGTAAATTGGGTTCGATGTAGAGACCAACGGTAACGGGCAATGGAGCTATTTGGAAAACCCGTTTATCTAGTTTTGGGGAAAGTCTCACCGGCGGTCTTTCCCCGCTTAAGCACCCTACAAAAAGGAAACAGGAAAGGAAAATGAGCCAAAATTTGTATAGTACAGGTTTCAAAAAATGCATCGAATGACCTGAAAAATTTAGTTTATTTAAACAAACAGTTCCCTTTTATACCAAATCAATATTATTAATTAATATACTAAGCATGAGGCCTTTGTCAATATTCTTTTTTTCTCTTCCACTTCGTTAGAACATCGCCGCTTTCCCTACCGACGAGCACAACCCCTTTCACTTTTTTTTGTTTATTGTAAATAGGATACGTCTTCAACAGGATGGGGGTACCGGTCTTTGGGTTTAAAATCTCGCTGGTCATTGTTGATCCAGTCTTCAATGTTTGCCATGTTGGGCAATTTTTACAGGCCAATGCAAATTTATGCTTGGTAAAAAAACATTTTTTCCCAACAGGGTATCCTGTAAAATAGTATTTGGCTGCTTTGTTTATTTTGATTAAGTTAAACTCCACATCGAATACAAGTATGGGATCTGTTATTGCGTCAAAAATGCGGTCACTTCCTACCCATTTTTTATCATACCTTCTTTCACGATTTGTATGACCTTTACCGACATTTGTGCGCATTTGCGATGGGGTATTCATGTGTGACGAACCGGATTTTGGATGTTGTTTTCTTGAAAACAAACTTTACGCCCTCTTCCTAAAGCAATTTTACCTTGTTCTTATGTTATTATTTAATTACCCGACCAAACGACTCAGAAGAGAACTATAGGGCGAGGCTTTAGTTTTGCGTTTATTGCTGGAAAGCAAACCTAAAGGTTTACCCTACATCATATTGGCAAAAATATTTTTCTGAAGATCTGCACCACAACAAGGAGCAATTAATATGCCGTAAAATCTATTAGAGTCCACATCCTGTAATTAATGTGTGCACAAGTATTGAAAAAAGTACTATATAAGTAAATAATATGTTGGATAATAGTTTTTTTCTACAGAGTGGTGGTATTACAAAACGGCAGATTTTTGGTGGTTATCAGCCAATACTGATGGTAGGTAATCGGGGTGAACTTCTCTATGGCATTGAAAATATCTGCTTTGGAAGCCTTATGCTTAATACCGGACACGGTGCCTTTTGTATGACCCTTTCTGCAACACTCCCAATCAATATGTGTTCCAGCCCGGTCCTGCCATGTGTGCCCATAACGATTAAATCTATCCGCTTCTCTTTGGCAGTCTTTATTATCTCCACAAATGGAATACCCTTTTCCACGATGGACTCAGCGTGGATATTTGCCCGTATGTCGTCAGATATCAAATGAAAAAGTTTCAACCTGAGGCGACCTATCTGTTCACCGTCCAACAATAAGTCAATTTGTTTCATTATATCTCCAAAATCGCTTATGCGGGTTTCTATGATATGTAGTAAATATAATGAAGCGTGCTCTTTGAGTGATAGGTCCTTCGCATAGCTTAATGCATATAAAGAACATTCCGAAAAGTCAATCGGGCAAAGTATTTTCTTTAATTTAATCATTTCATGAATAAAAAAGGCAGTTGTTAATTGTTTCCCTTAACAACTGCCTTTGAGATATAAAATTGGTTCAAAATTACTTCAGCGTTACTTTATAATTAGTGATGCCCACTTGGATGAAGTGCTGCAGCGCCCAGATCCAGTGAGATAAAACGAATGTCTCTTTCCTCAAGATTAACACTTGTATGAGCACTTGCACCACCATGTTCGTGGACTGAAATTTCGTACATGCCCGGTTTCAGCTCGAATACACAGGTGCCATTCTTACCAGTTGTACACGTGTTATCACCCACCTTAATTTCTGCTCCCTCAATTGGTGTCCCAATGGCAATTGCGGTAACCCATAATTTTGCAGGTTTTACCTGATACGCGTGAGCACTTGTCATCCCAATTCCTGCGATCATTGCTACACCCACAAACCCTGCAAGTATCTTCTTAAACATAACCCCCAATCTCCTTTCTTGTATTGATTTGATATTAAAGTCTTATATAAATACCGTAATGCATATTCTCAGTTAAGTAATGTTCCCCTTTATGTTCCACCCCCTTTCACCACACTAATTTATTATTCTGTAGCTAATAAATACCGAATCATTATACATGTTAAAATTTCTTCGTCAAGATATATATTTGTAAGGTTTTGTTCCCAGCCCAATCCCTGTCTGCATTGGTCTCTCAACTGGCAAGTCAACCAAAACAGAAGGGCTATTTTTCTTTCACGTGACGTGTTTTCACAATAAGTTCCCCTTCGTTATCCTTAAATCCTTTACCATATAAGCCAAGGATATCATCGTTCATGGTGAGATAGAAAAATTCACCGTCTTCACCCGGGAGGATGTGGATGGTTCCAGATGTACCCATCGGAAACATCCTGCCACAATCGCCAATTCTGCCAATAAGCATACCAATAGGTTGGCCTGGATATATGTACCCTTTCAGTGCTGCGACGGGAATGCCATCTGCACTATGCCCATCTGGAAATAACTGTGGATTAAAACTCCACAAATCATTTTCCTCTACTCTCCAATTCAAAGTTGTATTTTCCTGTACCACGATATCCGTCATTTCCCATGTTACGTTTGCATGGACTATTACGGTTTCAGCCCTTATCACA from Candidatus Brocadia sp. carries:
- a CDS encoding sigma-54-dependent Fis family transcriptional regulator, producing MNLYSCRPKAMLKPSVLIVDDEKAARYGMKKILQKDNYMVYEAKDGTDALQIIKTMHPALVFLDINMPQLDGMKTLEMITDMKNPPLVVIVTAYGSEKIAVAAMKKGACDYIAKPYEIDELRIIAKNAFERLALQEENARLRLEIGRLEGMGELIGQSEDMKNVFDRIEKVVTTDVTVLIQGESGSGKELVAREIHKRSKRRNEPLIIMNCAAVPETLIESELFGHEKGAFTGAAERRLGKFELANKGTIFLDEIGDMSVSTQSKLLRVLQEQKFERLGGTETLAVDVRIISATHRDLEEEIEEGRFREDLYYRINVVNIKLPPLRNRREDIPLLVNRFIQYFSEKHQKSIVSISNEATKFLVSYNWPGNVRQLKNVIESAVVLSDNEILDITDLPEEIRHPENNAVTLKNIDYSLSFRDAKKILIENFERDFIKKKLEEFSGNISRTAEALDMHRQNLQQKIRELRINKERN
- a CDS encoding universal stress protein produces the protein MIKLKKILCPIDFSECSLYALSYAKDLSLKEHASLYLLHIIETRISDFGDIMKQIDLLLDGEQIGRLRLKLFHLISDDIRANIHAESIVEKGIPFVEIIKTAKEKRIDLIVMGTHGRTGLEHILIGSVAERVIQKAPCPVLSIRLPKQIFSMP